The following nucleotide sequence is from Pithys albifrons albifrons isolate INPA30051 chromosome 2, PitAlb_v1, whole genome shotgun sequence.
CCAATAAAGATTGTCCCCTTGGACAGGGGAGCCATGTGGAAAATCGTAAGACTTTAGCAAGAGAGTTTGGCCATTAAAGGGAGCTGTCCCCTCTCACAGTGAAGGATCTCCTATTGTAACCTCTACTTTGAAGTCACCCCTGCACAACCAAGCTTTAACAAAGCTTCTGTAGTCTTCCAAGCTTTGTGTTGGAGTGTTTAAAGAATTGTGCTGACCACAAGTGCTGCTTTGtctaaaatgacatttttagaaCTGCTGGGAGATTGGTGTCTAATAGAATGCagacttttaataaaaaaccattttttatttctaattaatgCAATGGGTTATGTCTGCTGGCTGCTGGTACTGTCTATCACTAGGCACTTGTCCAAAGTTTGTACTGCCAAGCAGTGTCACCTGGGGTTTCCAGACATGCAGGAGTGAAGAGGAGCACATTAAGAAAAAGAGCAGGCTTtagaagaagagaggagagggcCTCTTGCTCTGTGTGGGCAGAGAAAGAGTCATGTGGAGAAGGCTACTGGTATGTTTTGGGAAACAAATTTAGAAGGAAGTGAGGCATTCTCTCTCCAGCACCAAAGCTGAGATTACCAATGCACATGGCAGCATCCCAGATAAGTCATTCCTGCTACTTTGAGAGCTCATCTTAGAATCCCTATTTAGCAAATTCAGGATTGatgttaaaacaaaagaaaataatgtttcatgTAAGGAGAAAATAGTGAAAACTCATCATCCTCCAAATTAAAAATCAGGCCAACCATTTTGAACCacaaaaattattatattaGGCTCTCAGTGATCATATTTTTATGAAGTGATGGTAATACATAAATCTTTATGCCACTTCAGAACTTTAACTGTATCAGCATCTGAAGCAGTGAAGTGCTCACACTGGTTCACagtatgttttttttaattctgatagTCAGAATACTATCTGAATTTGTCAAATGCTCCACATTAATACACACAATAATACACACTCATGAAGGAATCTAGAAAATTTTATTCTCTCTAGACTTCTCTAAAAACCTACCTTTGAAATAATGAAACTGCTTaggtttttgtggtttgttttctttttaaagtggcCAGTACAATAAAAAAAGGGGCATTATTAAACATAACTTTTAAATATACTTTCACAAGACATAATGGCAGTGATTTCACAATAAAGAGAGTTGACAAAATATCAAATGCTACTGTGAGGAGTGCTGTGTGCACCACCAGATACTGGATACTTGTGAGTCTCCAGCCCTGCCTTTACCTGTGTGAGCAGGGATGCTGGGTTCCTCACCTCAAAGACCAGGGACTCCAGGAAGTTCAGTGTCCTGTGGATTCTCTTTGGGCACGGGATATTGAATACATGAAATGCAGCCACCAGCGCTGCCAGGGCCATGGTGCAATCAGCGAGCTGGGCTAGCTCTTCCCTTTCTATGTACAGTGCAAACTCACATGAATTCACATTGAAGGGATTCTTTACTTCCAACACTGGTGTCACTGCCTTTACCTAAATTGAAAAAAGAGTTTTTCAAATGATACCACAGCATTGCTACAGAGAACAGGTCAGAGAATTAAGTAAGCTTGATAACTGCTTTGAATTTATCTAGTATTTCTATGAGTATTTGCCTTCTACTCAAAAGGCAGGCTAATGTTGTCTTTTTCCAGAAACAGCTCAGCCACCAAAAGGCCAGGTGATGTGCCCAGGAAactgacagaaggaaaagagaccAAGAAGGCTGGTGGTCTGTGTCCTACCTCCTCATTTACTGCAGCAAACAGACTGGAATCATCTCCAAAGACATCTGGCAGGAGTAAACATGCAGCAGTCATTTTCATATCTGTCAAAAGACAAAGATTTCTACTAaattacaaatgaaaacattctgGAACTGCAGTATCGTCCTGGAAAAACAGATTTCAGCCTATGTAATAGTTAATAGCTCAGCAGTTGAGCTGTTGTTCAGTCCATTTAGAAGAGTAGTTTATCCCACAGTGATTATTTAGGTGCCTCAGCTGGTAACGGACATTAGTGTTCAAATCATTCATGGAACTCTGCTATTCAATattacatttctgtttctctcacagGAAGTGTGTAAGTTTACCTTTGGGTTGCTTCTAGTTGAGTTTGTGAGCTGAGTAGTCTTCCTGCCCCCACTGCTCATCCCCAGAGCCTCTCCCCAGTAAACTGGATGTCTTGGGAAGTCTTGTTGCCAGAGGACTCTGCCCTGAAGGCTGCAGTACAAGCTGGTGCTGCAGAACCTCCTGGGACCTGGGACCTGCTACCCCTCTGGTTCAGCAATTATTGACTATAACATCCTTTTTGCAGGTCAAACTTCTGGTGTCCTGTGTTTCACTGAACTTACCTAGTCAGGCATTTATTATCTAGGTGCTAGGTCAAGTTGGTTGTGAGAGAAAAACAGACAAGAAGAGCCTTGGGACTTCACTAAGGTATGAGTTAAAGTCTCTGTGGACATACTGTATAAGAAAAGGGGAAATCACTTAAAATGTCCATAGTTTTCTACTGCTAAAACTGTAGGTAAAAAGTCCGTAAAGGCTTTCTGGATTAGGCTATTCCTTCAGACTTTATAATAAGCTATCGGGTACTTGTGTTTCTAAGCTTAACGAAAGAAAACTCCAGTATTGCAACTTATGCTGCTTGATTCTTTAAAAGAAGTGACCTGGCAATAAATGGAGTGAAGTTGCTATAGGAAATACATGTGTCATATCACATGACCTTTGATTTTACGTCACAGCATTAGGCCTGTTTGATAGAAAATGATTCTAAGGAGCCCTTCTCAGACAGCTAAGCTTGGGTATAGGCAGTGACAGCTGGGCAAGAATGACCATCCAGAGTAACTGCTTCAAAGGTTTTGTCTCTACAGCACCCACACTCTCCAGACTTCTCAGACTGAAAGAAGTTTAGTGACAGCAGGTGCTTGCTTCCCTTCAGCCAGGAGCCAAACACTTTGAGATACATGGACCTCCATGGATGATTCTGGTACATGCTCACCAGAAATATCAGTCTGTGCCCTTTTTCCTGCAGTGTGTCTCTGCAGAGATGAGGTACTTGAAATTGTTAGTGGAAACTACTTCTTTAATTTCACTGGGATAAAGGTTTTAACCATAGAAACAGTACCTTGCTTTCTGAAGTGAATTGTGTCTTTTTATGGGACCAAGCTttctaaagcagaaaattaGTTTCCTGTgggtatttttagaaaataataagCACTCTTTTACATATCCAGAAATACATACTTCTGCTCATCTAGCAATACTTATTTTAAGGTAGTGACTAACTTTATCAAGTCTGAAGTCTTctattcaacagaaaaaaaatagtttcaatACTTGACTGACTATATTTTTCCACTAATTTACTAGTTTTTCTTCTTAACGCTTCCCCATCACtatatattttcaaagaaactgtaacatttttcagatgtttttgcAGTAAAATTGAAACTAGTTTAGTTACATAAGTAAGAACAGTTAGCTACAACTAAACTCCAATATTCAGAGCATAGGAGATTAGTACTGACATTTCAGAACCTCTTCCTCTGTGTGCTGCTTCAGATTTTCTTGCAGCATAATATTAATTGGATTATTTCTCACAACATACAAAGACAATATGTTTTCTGAATAAATCTCCAAAATCCTGACTGTTTTCTTATAAATGTCCATGTGTGTCAGAAGTTGGAACTCCctaaaaagctgaaagaaaaacaaatatttgataTTGCAAAAGTGAAAACCAAAACTGGAAACAATGCATGCACTTTGAAGACAGGATAAAACTAATTCAGTTAAATAAGATTACAAACTGGAGAGGATGGTTTCTTTTCAAAGCAGGGAAGAAATACATCAAGTAACACCAAAATACTTCAAATAACCCACTGGTGTTGTATGTGACACATTTAACGTAGAACTGGTCAGCCTTTCAAAGACAGTTTAGCAGCAAAAATATCAATTAGATTAAAGAGAACAATGCCGATGGATACTTCACCAGAAGCATCTAGTAAAATACATGTTTACAGTCGTATCACATCTAAAACACATAATTCAATGTCATTATTAAAAATAGCTCTGTTACCTGATAAGGACATCTTAAGAAAGGAAATAGTCTAAGAATATCTTTTAAAGGTGCCTTATTGCTAATCATCTTTCTTCGTATTTCTATTGTCACCTTCATTCTGTTATCCACTTCTTTCCAGTTCCTCTGAGTTTTCATATATTCTTGCTTAAGCCACTTAATATGTAAATCCACTGTACTGTCTTTAAGATAAGCAGGTTCTTCCTATGAAGAAATGAAGGACAGAACAGTAACAAATAATATGTAAATCCCTTGTGCTGCCTTCAAGATGAATAGGTTCTTCCTATCAAGAAATGAAGGACAGAATTGTAACAAATCAGCCTTTTTGTTTGATGTGGCTTGTGTCATTTGGTGTGGCCTCTGAGATTTGAGTGCAGTCAAGCTCAGCATAAACTGTCTGTAGTGTGGTCTCAGtaccagctccctgagctcatCCACTTATTCTAACAGTTAGATTAAGGTCTGTTTTCATATAAAAGTATAGATCAGCCAAATCTCTCAAGCTCATTAAATATTTGATGGTACTCATGAAAttcctgtgcctgtgtctggTTTGCCTCATGACGGTTTATTGGAGTTAGTTCTAATGATGACTCAGTGTTTAGCAATATTAACTCTGTATTACCAAGAGAAATAGAATTTTCCTGGTACTCATACAGGTCCTAAAAGCAGAACAACTAACTTTCACATTGATGCAACTAAAGTATTTACCCCCAAGGAGACCAGCTAAACTAAGAAAACTTTCTGGAAATCATTAATTGAGCAGTTTGACTGTTAGTGTTTTCAGAAAGTGTTTTTGTCCTTGAGGCTAGTTAGCAGCCTTCCTCAAAGGTGTTATTATTGTCTCTGATGTAATTCCAAAGCCAGTAATTACTAAGAGGAAGAGTGGCCATCCAAAGCAGCACACCAATGGCAGTATCCTGGGTCTGCTTAGTTTATCTGCCAGAGGATGCAGTGAATTTGCTCATTGAAACAAGCCAAGAACATAGATAGACAGCACAGTTACCATTCTCAGGCTGCAATGACACTGGCTTTTACCATCTGTATTATCACTCATGCAGCTGTGACAATACATATGGGTGGCCTGTGGGTCAATGCCAGAGGGAGTTGAGACACTTCATAGTGTTCTCCAGAACATTTAAGACACAGAACTGTGAAACATCCAATATCTCAAACCACTTTGCAGTGCTCTACATGTGTAATTAAACTTTCCAGTTTAATTAACatcctttctttaaaattgtGCATGTGGTCTTCCAAGAATGGTTGTACAAGGTACACAGGGAACAAACTGTCTCCCTCCTACTATATATCCATAGATCTCAATAGTCATTTGCATCCCAGAAGAAAATAAGACCTGCATGCAG
It contains:
- the SAMD3 gene encoding sterile alpha motif domain-containing protein 3, which translates into the protein MEDWSVEQVCNWLKQRNLGELVPKFREEEVSGAALLALNDRMVQQLVKKIGHQAVLMDLIRKYQQQKSGPDSLTYCSESAFQKFPEVISGATDRQMLNSSGHLEQKKYLCSTENEKGQIDYRVLKQKKNLKSFFARYNMLQWTSSYSLPDFPYDVKCILAEKKCPDHSMRIRIIEFLQADMTKYLEGSLYPNSQQYNIVVNALLQAYPFLDEGGNGFLLWKRALKDRFKYVRRPIEDDEQVLRNKCKFGHRRGQIRKSSFAENKLDDVQVQGEATHMYCHSCMSDNTDGKSQCHCSLRMEEPAYLKDSTVDLHIKWLKQEYMKTQRNWKEVDNRMKVTIEIRRKMISNKAPLKDILRLFPFLRCPYQLFREFQLLTHMDIYKKTVRILEIYSENILSLYVVRNNPINIMLQENLKQHTEEEVLKYMKMTAACLLLPDVFGDDSSLFAAVNEEVKAVTPVLEVKNPFNVNSCEFALYIEREELAQLADCTMALAALVAAFHVFNIPCPKRIHRTLNFLESLVFEVRNPASLLTQVKAGLETHKYPVSGGAHSTPHSSI